In Nocardia asteroides, a single genomic region encodes these proteins:
- the glmS gene encoding glutamine--fructose-6-phosphate transaminase (isomerizing), which produces MTSPQNTVTGRTADQLAVLEYRGYDSWGLAALTDDSLAVVKDTGSIGKALREGRLSELPEASLALGHTRWATHGGVTAANAHPHLSYNGAVAIVHNGVIENHLQLRRELEASGVSFASDTDSEVAAHLIARHLEQGASMRDAIAATTAALSGEYALAVISVSEPGTVWGAKHKSPLVVAFDGQRGILASDQMALDGISNDVLFLDDGDIVAVHADSAQVYAPVDGALAPVDREFTRLAGRQERADKGEYPHWMIKEIHETPAAVVSASELAAERFASVLPADRPVTLIGAGSAFYVASMGQYLLKSLAGLRATALPSDEAEYLAVLGPGDPLVALSQSGETFDTLEICRAALDAGAILTSICNVPSSTQERLATHRLPQGSGPEICVLSTKSIVSQVVLLARLALETGRANGTLSAESYAAHEESLARLPETLSTFIATASTSVQALAAKYSHVEDWFFLGRGILYPAAQESALKFKEVNYHHAEGMASGFFKHGTISLIDEDFYTVALLPSHTDAPDRYAATLAAVSEIAARKGPVIGIGPADVPADDLRVFTEYLPLPYHGDDIADLVIQLVAGQLLAYYCALDLGREIDQPRSLAKSVTVR; this is translated from the coding sequence ATGACCTCACCCCAGAACACCGTGACCGGGCGCACCGCCGACCAGCTGGCGGTGCTCGAGTACCGCGGCTACGACTCCTGGGGCCTGGCCGCCCTCACCGACGACTCCCTGGCCGTGGTCAAGGACACCGGTTCCATCGGCAAGGCGCTACGCGAAGGACGGCTCAGCGAGCTCCCGGAGGCATCCCTGGCATTGGGCCACACGCGCTGGGCCACCCATGGTGGTGTCACCGCCGCCAACGCCCACCCGCACCTGTCCTACAACGGCGCGGTGGCCATCGTGCATAACGGCGTCATCGAGAACCACCTGCAGCTGCGCCGCGAACTCGAAGCCAGCGGGGTGAGCTTCGCCAGCGACACCGACTCCGAGGTCGCCGCCCACCTCATCGCCCGCCACCTCGAACAGGGCGCCTCGATGCGCGACGCCATCGCCGCCACCACCGCCGCGCTCTCCGGTGAGTACGCGCTCGCGGTGATCAGCGTCTCCGAGCCCGGCACCGTGTGGGGAGCCAAGCACAAGAGCCCCTTGGTCGTCGCCTTCGACGGTCAGCGCGGCATCCTGGCCTCCGATCAGATGGCCCTCGACGGCATCAGCAACGACGTGCTGTTCCTCGACGACGGCGACATCGTCGCCGTGCACGCCGACTCCGCGCAGGTCTACGCCCCCGTCGACGGTGCTCTGGCGCCGGTGGACCGGGAGTTCACGCGCTTGGCCGGGCGCCAGGAGCGCGCCGACAAGGGCGAGTACCCGCACTGGATGATCAAGGAGATCCACGAGACCCCGGCGGCCGTAGTGTCGGCCTCTGAGCTTGCTGCCGAGCGGTTCGCCTCCGTGCTGCCCGCGGATCGCCCGGTCACCCTGATCGGCGCGGGCAGCGCGTTCTATGTCGCCTCGATGGGCCAGTACCTGCTGAAAAGCCTCGCGGGGCTGCGCGCGACCGCGCTGCCTTCGGACGAAGCCGAGTACCTGGCCGTGCTGGGTCCCGGTGATCCGCTGGTGGCGCTGTCGCAGTCGGGCGAGACCTTCGACACCCTCGAGATCTGCCGGGCAGCGCTCGACGCCGGAGCAATCCTGACCAGCATCTGCAACGTGCCCAGCTCCACCCAGGAACGCCTCGCCACCCACCGGCTCCCGCAGGGCTCGGGGCCGGAGATCTGCGTGTTGTCCACCAAGAGCATCGTCAGCCAGGTCGTGCTGCTCGCCCGGCTCGCCCTCGAGACCGGCCGGGCCAACGGCACGCTGAGTGCCGAGAGCTACGCCGCGCACGAGGAGTCGCTGGCCCGGCTGCCCGAGACGCTGTCCACCTTCATCGCGACCGCCTCGACCTCGGTGCAGGCGCTTGCCGCCAAGTACAGCCACGTCGAGGACTGGTTCTTCCTCGGCCGGGGCATCCTCTACCCCGCCGCGCAAGAAAGCGCGCTGAAGTTCAAAGAGGTGAACTACCACCACGCCGAAGGCATGGCCTCGGGGTTCTTCAAGCACGGAACCATCTCGCTGATCGACGAGGACTTCTACACCGTCGCGCTGCTGCCCTCGCACACCGACGCCCCCGACCGCTACGCCGCAACCCTCGCCGCGGTCAGCGAGATCGCCGCCCGCAAGGGCCCCGTGATCGGCATCGGGCCCGCCGACGTACCCGCCGACGACCTCCGCGTCTTCACCGAATACCTCCCGCTGCCCTACCACGGCGACGACATCGCCGACCTCGTCATCCAGCTAGTCGCCGGCCAGCTCCTGGCCTACTATTGCGCCCTCGACCTCGGCCGCGAGATCGACCAACCGCGCTCGCTGGCCAAGTCGGTCACCGTCCGCTAA
- a CDS encoding aminotransferase class III-fold pyridoxal phosphate-dependent enzyme, protein MVTALVPSYPPIVEAHGGLFTVADGRHFIDLSAQTLNLALGHGFSSVSEAVAGQAKKMEFASSRFASVPFLELCDRLAGLAPAGVDAVAAKLTNGSDAVETAIKLALLHTRRRRIGCLPGAWHGESFMTLGLATSHRGRALSDGSLSVAAEEPTIAALTRLVAGRRDLAAVVLDPAMVAHGLPENGINADLRRLRTACDRAGTLLVTDEVQSFGWLGGALFTSEQTGVVPDIVCLGKALGAGYPLAAVLARRDLRAVLQYNDAEFTGGGHPVSCAAALAGLDYLDSRRAELAQRALDFADLLAGQFPSDRFEVRCQGLIASVALGSPRLAETWAAQVAAQAGQAGVFVRLTDRGRRLLIKPPLVLDVAHLRRGLSQVAAISTATADELGTVCTSEHVHSEGGRRCVVRRDIRAHPYVGYVDALLRTAAPGVQPIGRGPRQQYELSARLDSIGVPAAICYPVEGAEAVDQGWVPGRALHTVLGDPGTDPGLINGLVLRHYELVTRAHDHGIAIGDRWPGNAIVTERSDIVLIDFELGFDGPHHDACAFEEAFTILQTLVAVPEDNPVREDLLFRLLDAMSDRHGITRCARAWERLAQFYRDPARPIHDGSDTAQAYAGLLWAALSRLVPQTDSCS, encoded by the coding sequence ATGGTGACGGCGCTGGTGCCGAGCTATCCGCCGATCGTGGAGGCCCACGGCGGGCTGTTCACCGTGGCCGACGGCCGCCACTTCATCGACCTATCGGCCCAGACCTTGAACCTCGCGCTGGGACACGGGTTCTCTTCGGTGAGTGAGGCGGTGGCCGGCCAGGCGAAGAAGATGGAGTTCGCGTCCTCGCGGTTCGCGAGCGTGCCGTTCCTCGAGCTGTGCGACCGGCTGGCGGGCCTGGCTCCCGCTGGTGTCGATGCGGTGGCCGCGAAGCTGACCAACGGCAGCGACGCGGTGGAGACGGCGATCAAGCTGGCGTTGCTGCACACTCGGCGGCGGCGGATTGGCTGTCTTCCGGGCGCGTGGCACGGGGAATCGTTCATGACCCTGGGGCTGGCGACCTCGCACCGGGGCCGGGCCTTGAGCGATGGGTCGCTGTCGGTCGCGGCGGAGGAACCCACCATCGCCGCCCTTACCCGCCTGGTAGCGGGACGACGCGACCTCGCCGCGGTCGTGCTGGACCCCGCGATGGTGGCCCACGGCCTGCCCGAGAACGGCATCAATGCTGATCTGCGGCGGTTACGGACGGCCTGCGACCGGGCCGGGACCTTGCTGGTGACCGATGAGGTCCAGTCGTTCGGCTGGTTGGGCGGGGCTCTGTTCACCAGCGAGCAGACCGGGGTGGTGCCCGATATCGTCTGCCTTGGGAAGGCATTGGGGGCGGGATACCCGCTGGCTGCGGTGTTGGCGCGGCGCGATCTGAGGGCGGTGTTGCAATACAACGACGCCGAGTTCACCGGCGGCGGCCATCCCGTCTCGTGCGCGGCGGCGCTGGCCGGGCTGGACTATCTCGATTCCCGCCGCGCCGAGCTGGCTCAGCGTGCACTGGACTTCGCCGACCTGTTGGCCGGGCAGTTTCCGTCCGACCGTTTCGAGGTTCGCTGCCAGGGGCTGATCGCCTCGGTCGCGCTGGGCTCGCCGCGGCTGGCCGAGACCTGGGCCGCCCAGGTAGCCGCGCAAGCCGGGCAGGCCGGGGTCTTCGTCCGCCTCACCGATCGCGGCAGGCGCTTGCTGATCAAACCGCCGCTGGTCCTCGACGTCGCCCACCTGCGTCGAGGGCTGTCACAGGTAGCGGCGATCAGCACCGCCACCGCTGATGAGCTGGGCACCGTGTGCACCTCGGAGCACGTGCACTCCGAAGGCGGGCGGCGTTGTGTCGTTCGCCGCGACATCCGGGCCCACCCCTACGTCGGCTACGTCGACGCACTGCTGCGGACAGCGGCCCCGGGGGTGCAGCCGATCGGCCGTGGCCCTCGCCAGCAGTACGAGCTGAGTGCTCGGCTGGACAGCATCGGGGTGCCCGCAGCAATCTGCTACCCCGTCGAGGGCGCCGAGGCGGTCGACCAGGGCTGGGTGCCGGGCCGGGCGCTGCACACCGTCCTGGGCGATCCCGGCACCGACCCCGGCCTGATCAACGGGCTGGTGCTACGCCACTACGAGCTGGTGACCCGCGCCCACGACCACGGCATCGCGATCGGCGACCGGTGGCCGGGCAACGCAATAGTGACCGAGCGGTCTGATATTGTCCTGATCGATTTCGAGCTCGGCTTCGACGGTCCTCACCACGATGCGTGCGCGTTCGAAGAAGCGTTCACGATCCTGCAGACCTTGGTCGCGGTCCCGGAGGACAATCCCGTCCGGGAGGATCTGCTGTTCCGGCTGCTCGATGCGATGAGTGACCGGCACGGGATCACCCGCTGCGCGCGGGCGTGGGAGCGGCTGGCACAGTTCTACCGCGACCCGGCGCGCCCAATCCATGACGGCTCGGATACCGCGCAGGCATACGCGGGGTTACTGTGGGCCGCATTGTCGCGGCTGGTTCCGCAGACTGATTCTTGCTCGTAG
- a CDS encoding DUF4254 domain-containing protein, whose amino-acid sequence MRPVMPDKLDLLAACRGVRLAFDDPVLDAAADLALLHQQREQIPHCALRMIDAERSLLMSTIDTWVHLVIPEPSVGARVHTQTIGQVIDRLAQLTAYIYTALAGSSDEVFIESMDFVEELATAYTDLVAELFAGTRRLPTTTTSV is encoded by the coding sequence ATGCGCCCCGTCATGCCGGACAAGCTCGATTTGCTCGCTGCCTGCCGGGGCGTCCGGCTGGCCTTCGATGACCCGGTGCTGGACGCGGCGGCCGACTTGGCGTTGCTGCACCAGCAGCGTGAGCAGATCCCGCACTGCGCGCTCAGGATGATCGACGCCGAGCGTTCGCTGTTGATGAGCACCATCGACACCTGGGTTCATCTGGTGATCCCCGAACCGAGCGTGGGAGCACGGGTGCATACCCAGACGATAGGCCAGGTCATCGACCGCCTCGCACAGCTGACCGCCTACATCTACACCGCGCTGGCAGGCTCCTCCGACGAGGTGTTTATCGAGTCGATGGACTTTGTGGAGGAACTCGCCACCGCCTACACCGACCTGGTCGCAGAACTGTTCGCTGGAACACGCCGCCTACCCACGACCACGACCTCGGTGTAG
- a CDS encoding SAM-dependent methyltransferase — MVDSPPDLGVNRAHTARVCNHLLGGKDFYDMDKDAAEQVLAAFSSARIAAWENRAFMARYARYLALAGIHQFLDIGCGIPHQPNLHEIVQEVNPGARVVYVDNDPIVLAHARALLVGTSEGRITCIDADLTDSGSILTAPELTDTLDLSEPVGVSLGAILHFLGDEEMPYEIVAALRRGLASGSYLGLSHATADFDEPGTAAVVQVYRKHGIEVRPRTRDEVAQFLTGLDIVGPGIVPAHRWRPDNGEEPTRGEDVASLAAHLDARVSLYAGVGRIPQVRR; from the coding sequence GTGGTGGACAGTCCACCTGATCTCGGTGTCAACCGTGCTCACACCGCACGGGTGTGCAACCACTTGCTCGGCGGCAAGGACTTCTACGACATGGACAAGGACGCGGCCGAGCAGGTCCTCGCCGCCTTCTCTTCCGCCAGGATCGCCGCGTGGGAGAACCGCGCGTTCATGGCCCGCTACGCCCGCTACCTCGCCCTGGCTGGGATCCATCAGTTCCTCGACATCGGCTGTGGCATCCCGCATCAGCCGAACCTGCACGAGATCGTCCAAGAGGTGAACCCGGGCGCGCGGGTGGTCTACGTCGACAACGATCCGATCGTGCTCGCCCACGCCCGCGCCCTGCTCGTGGGCACCTCCGAAGGGCGCATCACCTGCATCGACGCCGACCTCACCGACTCCGGCTCGATCCTGACCGCGCCCGAGCTAACCGACACCCTGGACCTGAGTGAGCCCGTCGGGGTATCGCTGGGGGCCATCCTGCACTTCCTCGGCGACGAAGAGATGCCCTACGAGATCGTGGCCGCTCTGCGGCGGGGACTCGCGTCGGGCTCGTATCTGGGTCTGTCGCACGCGACCGCCGATTTCGACGAGCCCGGTACCGCAGCGGTAGTGCAGGTCTACCGCAAGCACGGTATCGAGGTCCGCCCGCGTACTCGTGACGAGGTCGCCCAGTTCCTCACCGGTCTCGACATCGTCGGCCCCGGGATCGTGCCCGCGCACCGCTGGCGGCCCGACAACGGCGAGGAACCCACCCGCGGCGAGGATGTGGCGTCGCTGGCGGCTCACCTCGATGCGCGAGTCTCGCTGTACGCGGGCGTGGGACGGATACCACAGGTGCGCCGATGA
- a CDS encoding DUF4254 domain-containing protein, which yields MAQLAGEFGGIYQPAQPTILECCCRRKELRLAIDLWVSAHLPPPRQDARWHTETLGSIIDRLARTQVRAYRLLMTVDDVAAPPVHAAWYRLAEMVEGYTDLADALIQGSLRLPVLRDEP from the coding sequence GTGGCCCAGCTCGCCGGTGAGTTCGGCGGTATCTACCAGCCAGCGCAGCCGACGATACTCGAATGTTGTTGCCGCAGGAAGGAACTAAGGTTGGCGATCGACCTCTGGGTGTCGGCGCACCTACCACCGCCGCGCCAGGACGCGAGGTGGCACACCGAGACGTTGGGCTCGATCATCGACCGCCTCGCTCGTACCCAGGTCCGCGCTTACCGCCTGTTGATGACTGTGGACGATGTGGCAGCTCCTCCTGTGCACGCGGCCTGGTACCGGTTGGCCGAGATGGTCGAGGGCTACACCGATCTCGCCGACGCGCTCATCCAGGGCTCGCTGCGGCTACCCGTCCTCCGGGACGAGCCCTGA
- a CDS encoding cytochrome P450 family protein, which produces MTDLTLTGVDFATELAQLRAAGPAARVVLPGGVWAWAITDVALLKSLMTDPRISKDARRHWPEFDSEATRAWVMYPWVAVASMLTAHGAEHWRLRTLVSAAFTRRRIEELQPRIAAIVAELCDELAAAPAGVSVDLRAGFADEVPSRVICELLGVAAESARRLCEHTTAILDTTLTPEQAATNFASLYAVLGEVVADKRAHPGDDVATALITARDAKGDGLSEQELGDTLLLLVTAGYETTAHLLDQAIVAVLADPQLRIDLFMGQHDWSEVIEETLRVNPPLIHMPFRFATTDIDLGEVTIGRGEIVLASLAAVGRDPSVHIDPDVFDPGRENKAHLAFGHGPHYCLGAPLARLEAEIALPALLARFPQMTCAVEPATLVRRPSLIVNGHSAIPALLTPDRGSAVTG; this is translated from the coding sequence ATGACCGACTTGACCTTGACCGGAGTCGATTTCGCCACCGAACTCGCGCAGCTACGTGCCGCCGGTCCGGCAGCACGCGTCGTGCTACCGGGCGGTGTGTGGGCGTGGGCGATCACTGACGTCGCGCTGCTGAAGTCGTTGATGACCGACCCGCGGATCTCCAAGGACGCCCGCCGCCATTGGCCGGAGTTCGATTCCGAGGCGACCCGGGCGTGGGTGATGTATCCGTGGGTGGCAGTGGCCAGCATGTTGACCGCTCACGGTGCCGAGCATTGGCGGCTGCGGACCTTGGTGTCGGCGGCGTTCACCCGCCGACGGATCGAGGAGCTGCAGCCCCGGATCGCCGCGATCGTGGCCGAGCTGTGCGACGAACTCGCGGCGGCCCCGGCCGGTGTGAGCGTGGATCTGCGGGCGGGATTCGCCGACGAGGTCCCGAGCCGGGTGATCTGCGAACTGCTCGGTGTGGCCGCCGAGTCCGCCCGGCGTCTGTGCGAGCACACGACGGCGATTCTCGACACCACCCTGACGCCCGAGCAGGCAGCCACCAACTTCGCCTCCCTGTACGCGGTGCTGGGGGAGGTGGTCGCCGACAAGCGCGCCCATCCCGGTGACGACGTCGCGACCGCGCTGATCACCGCCCGCGATGCCAAGGGTGACGGGCTCAGCGAGCAGGAACTGGGCGACACGCTGCTGCTGCTGGTGACCGCGGGCTATGAGACCACCGCTCATCTGCTCGACCAGGCGATCGTGGCGGTCCTGGCCGACCCGCAGCTGCGGATCGACCTGTTCATGGGCCAGCACGACTGGTCGGAGGTCATCGAGGAGACCCTCCGGGTGAACCCGCCCCTGATCCACATGCCGTTCCGGTTCGCCACCACCGACATCGACCTCGGCGAGGTCACGATCGGCCGCGGGGAGATAGTCCTGGCCTCCCTCGCCGCGGTGGGCCGCGACCCGAGCGTCCACATCGACCCCGATGTCTTCGACCCCGGCCGGGAGAACAAAGCCCACCTGGCCTTCGGGCACGGACCGCACTACTGCCTCGGCGCGCCGTTGGCTCGGCTCGAAGCCGAGATCGCCTTGCCGGCCTTGCTCGCGAGGTTCCCTCAGATGACCTGCGCGGTCGAGCCCGCCACGCTCGTACGCCGCCCGAGCCTCATCGTCAACGGCCACTCCGCCATCCCGGCGCTATTGACCCCGGACCGGGGCTCGGCGGTGACCGGGTGA
- a CDS encoding LOG family protein — translation MPPTQIAVCGPRNCTDTDAKVARQIGQLLAEAGVTVLCGGGRGVMAAVAEGASNAGGLVIGVRPDDDRSAACEGLSAVLYTNMGEARNAILIWSADAVIVVGGSWGTLSELALANRRGETPIVSIGGWTVQDADGNPITAAMSATTPQEAVDLALKYEEATSP, via the coding sequence GTGCCGCCCACCCAGATCGCCGTCTGCGGCCCCCGCAACTGCACCGATACCGACGCCAAAGTCGCCCGGCAGATCGGCCAGCTCCTCGCCGAAGCTGGCGTGACGGTGCTCTGCGGGGGCGGGCGGGGAGTGATGGCAGCGGTCGCCGAAGGCGCATCCAACGCGGGCGGTCTCGTCATCGGTGTGCGCCCCGACGACGACCGCTCCGCCGCCTGTGAGGGCCTCTCCGCTGTGCTCTACACCAACATGGGCGAAGCACGGAACGCCATCCTGATCTGGTCCGCCGACGCCGTCATCGTCGTGGGCGGATCCTGGGGCACCCTCTCCGAACTCGCACTGGCCAACCGCCGCGGCGAGACCCCCATCGTGAGCATTGGAGGTTGGACCGTCCAAGATGCGGACGGCAACCCCATCACCGCAGCGATGTCGGCCACGACGCCACAGGAGGCCGTCGACCTTGCGCTTAAGTACGAGGAGGCTACATCCCCTTAG
- a CDS encoding helix-turn-helix domain-containing protein yields the protein MTESPPEQARRADPNALRFLIGRELRDARERAKKSQRQAAEVLACTQTKINYLESGRNQQQPAEITALLTFYGQFTAVDTVHVERLAALATQADQSSWLAPFGSVFPDWFKIFVGLEGLASRVFTYEQTLLPGQLQTPDYAAALLEGHLRVAPINAPHVVAARMARQRLTGGANPLGFCVVIEEAVLDRIVGGPAVMAAQLEHVLNLMERENVELHVMPITVAVHDGLDGEVMLLDFDDAQSIGYIEYPDGAVYVQQPEQVALYKMAADRLCRAALSESDSADLIRRRISTLSAG from the coding sequence ATGACCGAATCGCCGCCGGAGCAGGCTCGTCGAGCTGATCCGAATGCGTTGCGGTTCCTGATCGGCCGCGAACTTCGAGATGCGCGCGAGCGTGCGAAGAAGTCCCAGCGGCAGGCCGCGGAGGTTTTAGCCTGCACGCAGACGAAGATCAACTACCTCGAATCGGGCCGCAACCAGCAGCAGCCCGCCGAGATCACCGCACTGTTGACCTTCTACGGCCAGTTCACCGCTGTCGATACGGTGCACGTTGAGCGCCTCGCTGCTCTTGCTACTCAGGCGGACCAGTCCAGCTGGCTCGCGCCGTTCGGTAGCGTCTTCCCGGATTGGTTCAAGATCTTCGTCGGGCTTGAGGGTTTGGCGAGCAGGGTTTTCACCTACGAGCAGACGTTGCTACCGGGCCAGCTTCAAACGCCGGACTACGCTGCCGCCCTTCTCGAGGGGCACCTTCGCGTCGCACCCATCAACGCGCCGCACGTAGTCGCCGCTCGCATGGCTCGCCAACGGCTGACCGGCGGTGCGAATCCGCTCGGCTTCTGTGTTGTCATCGAAGAGGCCGTCCTCGATCGCATCGTTGGCGGGCCCGCTGTCATGGCCGCCCAGCTTGAGCACGTCTTGAACCTGATGGAGCGCGAAAACGTCGAGCTGCACGTCATGCCGATCACCGTGGCTGTGCACGACGGACTCGATGGTGAGGTGATGCTGCTCGACTTCGATGACGCCCAGAGCATCGGGTACATCGAATACCCCGATGGTGCGGTCTACGTGCAGCAACCCGAGCAGGTGGCGCTGTATAAAATGGCGGCTGATCGGCTCTGTCGAGCGGCGCTGTCGGAATCCGACTCTGCGGACCTGATCAGGCGTCGCATCAGCACACTATCGGCAGGTTAG
- a CDS encoding cytochrome P450 codes for MLASRQNALRSAGPAHARFRGAIVGSLAGVDLYSVERAVDRAAEELIHRFCQRGTAELRAEYAFPLTVLVMCDLLGIEPAVAEQVWQEMARMLDGDGQAGARFGAALYSVAQDKRARPGPDMMSRLIEHPAALNDGEVVDQTALLLGPGTEPTCNLITNTVLMMLSDDRFAAGVLGGGLSIRDAIEEVLAKDTPLPNFCISYPRQPRQLAGVWLPADAPVVISMAACNSDPAAAAPAADGWGNRAHLSWSAGPHACPAQAVAGVIVARAIEQLLDALPELELAADAPPTWRPGPFHRALAELPVRFPAADIGELAMPPLRPHEGAAR; via the coding sequence GTGCTGGCGTCGCGTCAGAACGCCTTGCGGTCGGCGGGGCCCGCGCACGCCCGGTTCCGGGGAGCGATCGTCGGGTCGCTGGCGGGAGTGGACCTGTACTCGGTGGAGCGGGCGGTAGACCGGGCCGCCGAGGAGCTGATCCACCGGTTCTGCCAGCGGGGCACCGCCGAGCTTCGGGCCGAGTACGCCTTCCCGCTGACGGTCCTGGTGATGTGTGACCTGCTGGGCATCGAGCCCGCGGTCGCTGAGCAGGTGTGGCAGGAGATGGCTCGCATGCTCGACGGCGACGGGCAGGCCGGGGCCCGGTTCGGGGCGGCGCTGTACTCGGTGGCCCAGGACAAACGCGCCCGGCCCGGCCCGGACATGATGTCGCGGCTGATCGAGCACCCGGCCGCGCTCAACGACGGGGAGGTGGTCGATCAGACGGCGCTTCTGCTCGGTCCGGGGACCGAGCCGACCTGCAACCTGATCACCAACACGGTGCTGATGATGTTGAGCGATGACCGGTTCGCGGCCGGGGTGCTCGGGGGCGGGCTCTCGATCCGTGACGCGATCGAGGAGGTGCTCGCCAAGGACACCCCGCTGCCGAACTTCTGCATCTCCTACCCGCGCCAGCCCCGGCAGCTGGCCGGGGTGTGGCTGCCCGCCGATGCGCCGGTGGTGATCAGCATGGCCGCGTGCAACAGCGACCCCGCTGCCGCCGCCCCGGCCGCCGATGGGTGGGGTAATCGGGCGCATCTGTCCTGGAGTGCCGGACCGCACGCCTGCCCCGCCCAGGCCGTGGCGGGAGTGATCGTGGCCCGTGCGATCGAGCAGCTGCTCGACGCGCTCCCGGAGCTGGAACTCGCCGCGGACGCGCCCCCGACGTGGAGGCCCGGACCGTTCCACCGCGCGCTGGCCGAACTACCTGTCCGATTCCCCGCCGCCGATATCGGCGAGCTCGCCATGCCCCCGCTCAGGCCACACGAAGGAGCCGCCCGATGA
- a CDS encoding helix-turn-helix domain-containing protein codes for MPDLHQWLYWARTRAGFSQEGAARQAEISYSYLRRIERQQLRPTRKVLDNLTAAYRLDQWQRRHTRELWEPSAELLPADELRHHLANPRIQAHLHQLDLRSVPSAHLDPLANVLHGNRSFHLAVPDLGEAEDNLALWLFSRTGRRVVAHWEYEARECVTAVRAALGRYRDTRQAQRLMTTLRTDDDFARLWASTRLQVSYNRHCTTTLRPLSLDCPQPLSISFQLSEVADRDDILVAVGIDNHAAAAG; via the coding sequence ATGCCGGACCTCCACCAGTGGCTCTACTGGGCTCGCACCCGCGCAGGGTTCTCCCAGGAAGGCGCTGCCCGGCAGGCCGAGATCAGCTACTCATACCTCAGACGAATCGAACGCCAACAGCTCAGGCCGACCCGCAAGGTCCTCGACAACCTCACCGCGGCCTACCGGCTCGATCAGTGGCAGCGACGCCACACCCGCGAGCTGTGGGAGCCCTCCGCCGAGCTGCTGCCCGCCGATGAACTCCGTCATCACCTCGCCAACCCACGAATCCAGGCGCATCTTCACCAACTCGACCTCCGGAGCGTCCCCTCAGCACACCTCGACCCGCTGGCGAACGTGCTGCACGGCAACCGCTCCTTCCATCTCGCTGTCCCCGATCTCGGTGAGGCGGAGGACAACCTCGCGCTCTGGCTCTTCTCCCGCACCGGCCGGCGAGTCGTCGCGCACTGGGAATACGAAGCTCGCGAGTGCGTCACCGCAGTCCGCGCAGCCCTCGGGCGGTACCGCGACACACGACAGGCACAACGCCTCATGACCACGCTCCGGACCGACGACGACTTCGCACGGCTCTGGGCGAGCACCAGACTGCAGGTCAGCTACAACCGACACTGCACGACCACCCTGCGCCCCCTCTCCCTCGACTGCCCCCAGCCCCTGTCGATCAGCTTCCAGCTCAGCGAGGTCGCCGACCGCGACGACATCCTCGTCGCGGTCGGCATCGACAACCACGCCGCAGCCGCAGGCTGA
- a CDS encoding DUF397 domain-containing protein: MSTGDRLQWRTSSYSGNGENCVEVAPGDTAIYVRHSKYREAGIIAFPHATWPSFLDDTRTGTTSHNAVVAVEKRGDDTVVESLRGDVQLRFDAGEWTAFRAGVVDGEFDATSLNPS; encoded by the coding sequence GTGAGTACCGGCGACCGCCTTCAATGGCGGACATCCAGCTACAGCGGCAACGGCGAGAACTGCGTAGAGGTCGCCCCTGGTGACACCGCGATCTACGTCCGGCACAGCAAATACCGCGAGGCCGGGATCATAGCCTTCCCTCATGCCACTTGGCCTTCATTCCTTGACGACACTCGTACGGGCACGACCAGCCATAACGCTGTAGTAGCTGTCGAAAAGCGCGGCGACGATACTGTTGTGGAGTCACTTCGTGGTGATGTGCAACTGCGGTTCGATGCCGGTGAATGGACGGCGTTCCGTGCTGGCGTCGTTGATGGGGAGTTCGACGCGACCAGCCTGAACCCGAGCTAA